A genomic window from Chitinophaga pollutisoli includes:
- a CDS encoding pitrilysin family protein — translation MKRKFLLMTLAAASVISLTESPVYAQKSVSGGSTSAVAAGQKIPADPEVKIGKLSNGLTYYIRKNAEPRNRAVLYMALKAGSLMETDAQQGLAHFTEHMAFNGTKDFPKNELINYLQKAGVKFGADLNAYTSFDQTVYQLPIPTDSAELFKNGFKILANWAGHISMLGPDIDGERGVIIEEDRQRGMNAQSRIQKELLPVLLHGSRYAERIPIGKLDILRNFKHEEIRNFYRDWYRPNLQAVIAVGDFDVAAVESLIKDNFGKLTNPAKPKPHNTYDLPDHKEPLVKIVTDKEFPYNVAMAFIRQRHKGSQTTEDLRRNMVISMANAMLGARISELKQKGTAPFVDGQAAYGQYQDGLVPGIEAATVLAVTKNGENWPLAWLALWLSLSGRRNSGLPLRNWRW, via the coding sequence ATGAAACGAAAGTTTTTGTTGATGACGCTTGCAGCTGCAAGCGTCATTTCTCTGACCGAGAGCCCTGTTTACGCTCAGAAGTCGGTATCCGGCGGCAGCACTTCGGCCGTAGCAGCAGGCCAGAAGATTCCGGCAGATCCCGAAGTGAAAATCGGGAAGCTGAGCAACGGTCTAACCTATTACATCCGTAAAAACGCAGAACCCCGCAACCGCGCCGTGCTGTACATGGCGCTGAAAGCGGGATCGCTTATGGAAACCGACGCCCAGCAAGGCCTTGCGCACTTCACCGAGCACATGGCGTTTAACGGTACGAAGGATTTCCCCAAGAATGAACTTATCAACTACCTGCAGAAAGCCGGTGTGAAGTTCGGAGCGGACCTCAACGCTTATACGTCTTTCGACCAAACGGTGTACCAGCTGCCTATCCCTACCGACAGTGCGGAACTGTTTAAAAACGGTTTCAAGATCCTGGCGAACTGGGCGGGGCACATCAGCATGCTGGGGCCCGATATCGACGGCGAGCGCGGGGTGATCATCGAAGAAGACCGCCAGCGCGGCATGAATGCGCAAAGCCGTATCCAGAAGGAGCTGCTGCCCGTGTTGCTGCATGGTTCCCGTTACGCCGAGCGTATCCCCATCGGGAAGCTCGATATCCTGCGGAATTTCAAACATGAAGAAATCCGCAATTTCTACCGCGACTGGTACCGCCCGAACCTCCAGGCGGTGATCGCCGTGGGCGATTTCGACGTGGCGGCCGTGGAAAGCCTGATCAAAGACAACTTCGGTAAGCTGACCAATCCCGCTAAACCCAAGCCTCACAATACTTACGACCTGCCCGATCATAAGGAGCCGCTCGTGAAGATCGTGACCGACAAGGAATTTCCCTACAACGTGGCCATGGCCTTCATCCGCCAGCGCCACAAAGGCAGCCAGACCACGGAAGACCTTCGCCGCAACATGGTGATCAGCATGGCCAACGCGATGTTGGGCGCGCGTATCAGCGAGCTGAAGCAGAAAGGCACCGCGCCTTTCGTGGACGGACAGGCTGCCTACGGTCAATACCAGGACGGCCTGGTACCCGGCATCGAAGCAGCGACCGTTTTGGCCGTTACGAAGAACGGGGAGAACTGGCCGCTGGCCTGGCTGGCGTTATGGCTGAGTTTGAGCGGGCGGCGCAATTCGGGTTTACCGCTTCGGAACTGGAGGTGGTGA
- a CDS encoding sugar-binding domain-containing protein produces the protein MKKQLLAWLLAASMANAQEWKPVQGKIMSPWAEELKPDNVLQEYPRPQFERGTQWKNLNGLWNYAITPRNGGRPAGWDGKILVPFCIESALSGVGKTVGKDKLLWYQQQITLPADAKGKKVLLHFGAVDWQTEVYVNGQLAIKHEGGFDPFSADITPFLKKTKQQEIVVKVWDPTDEGPQPRGKQVRKPEGIWYTPVTGIWQTVWLETVPGTYLSSVKQTPDIDAQTLTVQTTVVNPLAGDQVKITALKDGAVVAETEVEPGATGVLKIASPEMWSPDKPFLYDLQLSIVRKGKAVDEVKSYFAMRKISVAKDQAGIQRMMLNNKFLFHYGPLDQGWWPDGLYTAPSDAALKFDVEKTKEMGFNMIRKHIKVEPARWYYHCDKLGILVWQDMPSGDLGNRWEMRPGIWGKQTDKDRTPESEGYYRKEWNVIMDVLHNVPSIVVWVPFNEAWGQFKTKEITEWTMAKDPSRLVNSASGGNFEQTGHMIDLHNYPEPLMPDPVYFGEKQILVLGEFGGLGLPVDGHVWQQKDNWGYQTFKTAGELFARYDSYMAKMESLIQHGLSAAVYTQTTDVEIETNGLMTYDRKVFKNPVEAFYKAHQRLYKAGLVKFP, from the coding sequence ATGAAGAAGCAACTGCTCGCATGGTTACTGGCCGCCTCCATGGCCAATGCCCAGGAATGGAAACCCGTACAGGGAAAGATTATGTCGCCCTGGGCCGAAGAACTGAAGCCCGACAACGTTCTACAGGAATATCCCCGCCCGCAATTCGAACGCGGCACCCAGTGGAAAAACCTTAACGGATTATGGAATTACGCCATTACCCCGCGCAACGGCGGGCGCCCGGCAGGGTGGGACGGCAAGATCCTCGTGCCTTTCTGCATCGAATCGGCACTGAGCGGCGTGGGTAAAACCGTGGGGAAAGATAAGCTCCTCTGGTACCAGCAACAAATCACCCTCCCGGCAGATGCCAAAGGCAAAAAAGTTCTCCTGCACTTCGGCGCCGTGGACTGGCAAACGGAAGTATACGTGAATGGCCAGCTGGCCATCAAACACGAAGGCGGCTTTGATCCCTTCTCCGCGGATATCACCCCCTTCCTCAAAAAAACCAAACAACAGGAAATTGTTGTGAAAGTATGGGACCCCACCGACGAAGGCCCGCAACCCCGCGGCAAGCAGGTCCGCAAGCCGGAAGGCATCTGGTATACGCCTGTAACGGGCATCTGGCAAACCGTTTGGCTCGAAACCGTGCCGGGAACCTATCTTTCTTCCGTTAAACAAACACCGGACATCGACGCGCAGACCCTTACCGTGCAAACTACCGTGGTAAACCCCCTCGCCGGCGACCAGGTGAAAATCACCGCGCTGAAAGACGGCGCCGTGGTGGCTGAAACGGAAGTAGAGCCCGGCGCCACCGGCGTGCTGAAGATCGCTTCGCCCGAGATGTGGTCGCCCGACAAGCCCTTCCTGTACGATCTGCAATTGAGCATTGTCCGCAAGGGCAAAGCAGTGGATGAAGTGAAAAGCTACTTCGCGATGCGCAAGATCAGCGTGGCGAAAGACCAGGCTGGCATTCAGCGTATGATGCTGAACAATAAATTCCTGTTCCATTACGGCCCGCTCGACCAGGGCTGGTGGCCCGACGGTTTATATACCGCACCTTCCGACGCCGCGCTCAAATTCGACGTGGAAAAGACGAAGGAAATGGGCTTCAACATGATCCGCAAACATATCAAGGTAGAGCCCGCGCGTTGGTATTATCATTGCGACAAGCTCGGAATCTTGGTTTGGCAGGACATGCCCAGCGGCGACCTCGGCAACCGTTGGGAAATGCGCCCCGGCATCTGGGGAAAGCAGACGGACAAAGACCGCACGCCCGAATCCGAAGGCTACTATCGCAAGGAATGGAACGTGATCATGGACGTGTTGCATAATGTGCCTTCCATCGTTGTATGGGTTCCTTTTAATGAAGCCTGGGGCCAGTTCAAAACGAAGGAAATTACCGAGTGGACGATGGCCAAAGACCCTTCGCGGCTGGTAAACAGCGCCAGCGGCGGCAACTTTGAGCAAACCGGCCACATGATCGACCTGCATAATTATCCTGAGCCGCTGATGCCCGATCCCGTTTATTTCGGAGAGAAGCAGATTCTCGTACTCGGTGAGTTCGGCGGGCTCGGTTTGCCGGTAGACGGTCACGTTTGGCAGCAGAAAGACAACTGGGGTTACCAGACTTTCAAGACCGCAGGGGAGCTTTTCGCCCGTTACGACAGCTATATGGCGAAGATGGAAAGCCTTATCCAGCATGGATTATCTGCCGCGGTGTATACCCAGACCACCGACGTGGAGATTGAAACCAACGGTTTGATGACTTACGACCGGAAGGTGTTCAAGAACCCAGTGGAGGCATTTTATAAGGCGCATCAGCGGCTTTATAAGGCCGGGCTTGTCAAATTTCCTTGA
- a CDS encoding DUF1080 domain-containing protein → MKHFVFSALLLGASTFCDAQSRSLFNGKDLTGWHMDVPDLEKDSSLRIPFIVRNGMLVSLGSPGGHLITDAKHRNYRLEVEYRFAGKPGNCGVLVHASAPRVLYGMFPKSMEVQLMHKNAGDFWCIGEDIRVDSMEVYRGPEANWGVVDGKERRVRNRTDGSEKPLGEWNRMVVECLGDKVRVWVNGDLVNDGYGCTVKEGSIALQAEGAEVEFRKVAVTPIKKLTAIKK, encoded by the coding sequence ATGAAACATTTTGTTTTTTCCGCCCTGCTCCTGGGCGCTTCCACGTTTTGCGACGCACAATCCCGCAGTCTTTTCAACGGCAAAGACCTCACCGGCTGGCACATGGATGTTCCGGACCTGGAGAAGGATTCCTCGTTACGCATACCCTTCATCGTACGCAACGGGATGCTGGTAAGCCTGGGATCGCCGGGCGGGCACCTGATCACGGATGCAAAGCACCGGAACTACAGGCTGGAAGTGGAATACCGCTTCGCCGGGAAGCCCGGGAACTGCGGCGTGCTGGTACATGCGTCGGCACCGCGCGTATTGTATGGAATGTTCCCGAAATCTATGGAGGTACAGCTGATGCATAAAAATGCCGGGGATTTCTGGTGTATCGGGGAAGATATCCGGGTAGACAGCATGGAGGTGTATCGCGGGCCGGAGGCGAACTGGGGAGTGGTGGATGGAAAGGAAAGGCGCGTGCGGAACCGGACAGACGGATCGGAGAAGCCCCTGGGTGAGTGGAACCGGATGGTGGTGGAATGCCTGGGCGACAAGGTACGGGTGTGGGTGAACGGCGACCTGGTGAACGACGGCTACGGCTGTACGGTAAAGGAAGGCAGCATCGCGTTGCAGGCCGAAGGGGCGGAAGTGGAGTTCCGGAAAGTGGCGGTGACGCCGATAAAAAAGCTGACGGCGATAAAAAAATAA
- a CDS encoding RNA polymerase sigma factor yields the protein MDEARFLEALSAHEATLHKICRLYRDTAEDREDLFQEMVYQLWRGWPKFEGRSAPGTWIYRVALSTALVQFRKRRPKVEYRQELPEVAAPGNDDRLPEMLAVLSPAEKAIMVLWLEGLSYAEIAGVMGISESSAGARLSRARQKIRQRFKT from the coding sequence ATGGATGAGGCACGATTCCTTGAAGCACTTTCCGCCCATGAGGCTACCCTGCACAAGATCTGCCGGTTGTACCGCGATACGGCGGAAGACCGGGAGGATTTGTTCCAGGAGATGGTTTACCAGCTTTGGCGGGGATGGCCGAAGTTCGAAGGGCGGAGCGCACCTGGCACCTGGATATACCGGGTTGCATTGAGCACGGCGCTGGTACAATTCCGCAAGCGGAGGCCGAAGGTCGAATACCGGCAGGAATTGCCGGAAGTAGCGGCTCCTGGAAACGACGACCGTTTACCGGAGATGCTGGCGGTATTGTCTCCCGCGGAAAAGGCCATTATGGTGTTGTGGCTGGAAGGGTTGAGCTATGCGGAGATAGCTGGGGTGATGGGGATTTCGGAAAGCAGTGCGGGCGCGCGCCTGTCAAGGGCGCGTCAAAAAATCAGGCAACGTTTTAAAACATAA